The region CCCCTGTTTATCGAGCGTCAGGGTGCGGGGATAATCACCACACGTCCACACATCGTCCTGATGCGTCAGCGTACCCTCCGCTGTTACGGTAAAGTGCCCGATGCTGTTATGCAAACGGTTAGCCACATACAGCTGTTTGCCATCAGCGCTTAATGCCAGCCCGGCAGCAAAGCTGGTGCCTTTGTAGCCTTCCGGCAGGGCTGAAAGCGTTTTGCCCTCTTTTAAGGTGCCGTTGGCGTTCACGGTATAATGGGTGAGCGTAGACGCCTCTTCATTAATCAGCCACAGGGCATCGCCTTTTGGCGTAAAGACAAAGTGGCGCGGCCCGGCGCCTTTCGAGGAGGCGCTGATAAACGGCGGATCGTTCGGCGTCAGCTTCCCGGTTCGATCGTCAAAACGGTACTGGTAGAGGCGATCCAGCCCAAGATCGGTGGAAAACACATATTTTCCGCTCGGATCGGCGGCGATCATATGCGCGTGGGGGCCATTATGATCGCTGATGGCAAAGCTGCCCTCCGCAGCGGCTTCGGGCTTCGCCGCGCCCGGTTCGCCTTTGTCCTGATGTGTGTCCGTGGCTTCACCCAGGCTGCCGTCTGCCTTGATCGGCAAAACGGCAATCGACCCGCTGACGTAGTTGGCCACCAGCAGATGGCGACCGTTCGGGGTCAGCGACAGGTAAACCGGCCCCGCGCCGCCGGAGGCCACCTGATTGAGCTCGCTCAGCTCACCGTTATCGCCGACGCGCAGCGCCTGCACCACGCCCTGCTCCACTTCGCTTGCCAGATACAGCGTTTTGCCGTCCTGTGAAAGGGTCAACTGCGCCGCATTCGGCAGTTTGCTCACCAGCGTTTTATTCGCCAGCGCGCCGGTTTGCGGGTCAACGGTAAAGCGGTACAGCCCTTCGCCGTTGGGGTTGTAGGTGCCCACCCAGGCGTATTGCGTCTGGGCGATCGCGGCAGTGGTCAGTAAAGAAAGTGAAGCGACAAGCAGGGTACGGGTGTGCATGGTGGCTCCTGTATATGTGTGAGTTCTACTTCACCAGCTTCTTCGTCATCGCCAGCAGGGTACGCACATCTTCCGGACGCGTATCGCCGCTGGCTTTGTCGATAATTGAGCTGTAGATATGCGGGATGATTTTGCTCACGCCCGCGTCGAGGGCGATCTGCAGGATCTCCTCATAGTTTTCCAGATCGATACCTCCGGTTGGCTCCAGCCAGAAGTCGTGACGGGCGCAGGCTTCCGCCACCGCCTTGTACTCGTCACGGCACTTGAGGCCGCCCATCGGGAAGTACTTGATTGAGCTGCCGCCGAAATCTTTCAGCAGGGCAATCGCGGTTTCAACCGGCACGATGCCGTCCGGCGCCGCGCTGCTCAGCGGTCCGGTAGAGATTTTCACCATCCCGACGGTGCCGGTCGGGGAGACCAGACCGTTGACCACGGATTCATTCTGCCCCAGCAGCGCGCGGCTGGTAGCCACGCCGGTAAACACCTGGTTAACATGCTGCGGCTGCACCTGGCGGGAGATTTCACTCACCATTGCCGACTGGTTCGGGTCGCCCGCGCCCAGGCCAACGGAGAGCGCGTTATCAATCAGGGCGGCGTATTCGCGCATATCGGCGACGGCGCTCGCCACGTCCGGGTAATTTTTGGAGAGCACGCCCACCAGCACGTGACCTTCCGCCGCCTCGTAAATGGCGCTGGCGTTGGCTTTGGAGCCTGCCAGCACGTTCAGACAGACGCGGTCACGGTAAAAGTTGGGGGTCAGTTTCATGCATTTTTCTCCTGTCCTAACACTTCGCTAATGCGGCGGTACACGATGTTCAGCTGCTCAGCATTCACGCTGCGCACGTCCGCCTCGATAATCCCTTCGTTGGCCTTGTAGCCACGGAAGTAAATGGCGTATTCACCCTGTTTCAGCTTCGCCACCAGATCGCCCGTGCCGACGCCCGTTGCGGCTTCGTCGAACTTAATCTCGGTGCGGGCGATGTCGCGACCGGCGCTGTCCCAGACCACGCGCGCGGTGACGCCGTTCAGGGTGTTGAGCGCGTCAATAAACGGCGTCATCTTCGCCACCATCTCGGCACCGCTCTCTTTGGTCGCCGTCAGGTAGTGTTCGATGGCGCAGGTCAGGCCAAGAATGCCCTCTTTACCCACCTTCATGGCGCGGCCAATGCCCGCCGTCTGGCGTTTTACCCACTCTACGTACTGGGTTTTGCCGATCACCAGCCCGCTGGTTGGCCCTTCGATCGCCTTCGCGCCGCTGTAGATCACCAGGTCCGCGCCGGAGCGGTAGTACACGTGCAGATCTTCTTCCGCCGCGGCATCGACGATCAGCGGGAGATCGTGTTTACGTGCGACGACTGCCGCCTGCTCGACGCTGAGCATGCTTTTCTGCACGCAGTGGTGCGATTTGATATAGAGGATCGCCGCCGTGCGCGGGGTGATCGCCGCCGCCAGCTGATCGGCAGAGCATTCGTTGGCGTAGCCCGCCTCCACCAGCTTGCCGCCGCCCAGCGCCACCATGGTGCCCACCGGCGTGCCAAAGTTCACGTTGTGGCCTTTCGGCAGGACGATTTCGTTGTTCTCAATCGGGGTCACGTGCAGGTTTTCCAGCAGCCAGTCGCTGTCTTTGACCAGCACTGCCGCCACGGACTGGGCAATGCCCGCCGACGCGCAGGAGACGACCGTCGCCCCTTCCACGTCCAGCAGCTTCGCGATGTATTCCCCGGTTTT is a window of Enterobacter pseudoroggenkampii DNA encoding:
- a CDS encoding lactonase family protein — its product is MHTRTLLVASLSLLTTAAIAQTQYAWVGTYNPNGEGLYRFTVDPQTGALANKTLVSKLPNAAQLTLSQDGKTLYLASEVEQGVVQALRVGDNGELSELNQVASGGAGPVYLSLTPNGRHLLVANYVSGSIAVLPIKADGSLGEATDTHQDKGEPGAAKPEAAAEGSFAISDHNGPHAHMIAADPSGKYVFSTDLGLDRLYQYRFDDRTGKLTPNDPPFISASSKGAGPRHFVFTPKGDALWLINEEASTLTHYTVNANGTLKEGKTLSALPEGYKGTSFAAGLALSADGKQLYVANRLHNSIGHFTVTAEGTLTHQDDVWTCGDYPRTLTLDKQGRWLYVMNQRSDNITRFRVGQDGKLSFEPDYTPVGSPSQMVISP
- the dagF gene encoding 2-dehydro-3-deoxy-phosphogluconate aldolase, whose product is MKLTPNFYRDRVCLNVLAGSKANASAIYEAAEGHVLVGVLSKNYPDVASAVADMREYAALIDNALSVGLGAGDPNQSAMVSEISRQVQPQHVNQVFTGVATSRALLGQNESVVNGLVSPTGTVGMVKISTGPLSSAAPDGIVPVETAIALLKDFGGSSIKYFPMGGLKCRDEYKAVAEACARHDFWLEPTGGIDLENYEEILQIALDAGVSKIIPHIYSSIIDKASGDTRPEDVRTLLAMTKKLVK
- a CDS encoding DgaE family pyridoxal phosphate-dependent ammonia lyase, coding for MSSIYEKYRLKQVINTSGRMTALGVSTPRPEVVQAAMDGMNHYFEMKDLVNKTGEYIAKLLDVEGATVVSCASAGIAQSVAAVLVKDSDWLLENLHVTPIENNEIVLPKGHNVNFGTPVGTMVALGGGKLVEAGYANECSADQLAAAITPRTAAILYIKSHHCVQKSMLSVEQAAVVARKHDLPLIVDAAAEEDLHVYYRSGADLVIYSGAKAIEGPTSGLVIGKTQYVEWVKRQTAGIGRAMKVGKEGILGLTCAIEHYLTATKESGAEMVAKMTPFIDALNTLNGVTARVVWDSAGRDIARTEIKFDEAATGVGTGDLVAKLKQGEYAIYFRGYKANEGIIEADVRSVNAEQLNIVYRRISEVLGQEKNA